AGGTTATGCAGTTCGGGAGGATAGACGGCAACGCCTACACCCTAGATTTTCAGTACCCCTTCTCGGCTTTGCAGGCGTTTTCAGTAGCATTAGCCAACGTTACCCAGAGGTTGAAATAGTGCCATCTTCGGGGTAAAAGACTGGCGATCTACTGAATTTTTAATGAATGTAAATTTATTAGGTGAAGAGATATCAAATGTGAAATCAATGtttttgataaaaatatttttataggtAATAtcttttgaagaatatgataTAATATATCGCAAAAAATCTAAGATTCCTTCTCGGTTCGCTCCgcgatcaaaattttttttatgattgttGCCTTGACGAATGGTGAAATTTGAAGCGGGAATTTTTGAGCTCAACTGAAGGCCAAGTATTAGATTAACATAATCTCGAATAACTAGTCCTTGTTTTCCTTCTTTCGGTGAAAAAATCTACATTCCACCTTCGTTTTTAtcgatttttatttaatttaaagCTACTAAAAATTATCGGAGGGTAGTAATCGACTCCCAATGAAGGTAATGTGCTGTGCGTTAAAAAAAAGTCCATATTGCATTACTACTAATACATTTATCAAAGAACCATACAGGATGAATCCCACAGTCGATGGCAAGTTAAACTTTTACTACATGTCCTGCCTTGTAATCGCACCACGTGACAACGGCTGAaccgattttatttatttttcttttaaaACCTTCCTCATATTCTAAAGAAGGTtcttacagaaaaaaattttggaaaagttGACTGGGAAAGTGGGAAtatttatgaatgaaaaatggAGCCATGTTTGTCTTTGTCATCGCATCACGTAAGAACGGCTGAACCGATTAAactgattttatttttaaaacATTCCCCATACTTTGTAGAAGGTTCTTACAGAAGAAAAATTCGGAAAAGTTGCCTGAGAAAATCGGGAAAACTGAATGACAGATCTGGGTCATTCATTTCTGTAAATGTTTAACTTGCCGGACAatttcagacaccctgtatgtttctTGAATGGAACAATCTACTTAGTTTTATATCATCTTTCGTGCAAATTATGCATAATTCAAAAGAGAAATGATACCAGGTCGACGATTTGGATAGTTTGCATTCTCTCCAAGAATCTCGAGTAGACTGAAGCAAAAACACTCCAGTTTTTTGCATACTCAATACATTCAATTTCTATTGGAAAAGGCTGaaacatttcattgaattttttgtattttcgtaACAATAGTGCACATACCAAAGTATTAATTTTCATAAAGGTCGCATAATGACAAAACGTAAGCTTTAATATCGCATTGTTTTGCTGATAAATATGTCCTAATTCTCAGTATAGAGATTGAGTCAAACCAGACATTTTTTTCAGTATCGATATATACGGTAACATTTGTAATGGAAGATAGGCGAAATGgaaaagtttcaggaaacaTAATTTTATTAACTACCGTGAATTGTGTTGTTTATTTAATCCTTTCACATATAATTATTGTAACGAGAGTATATTTTGATGTTCGCTTCAACTCGATATTGTTACCTGTTGTATGTGATTTGTTTCGGTAAAAATTTacgtttttaaaattttaacatATGGGTATCTGTTGATTTGTGTATTATCAAATGTTTAAATATTTATTGTTCGTGATCTGTTTGTATCAGACTTATTGTGCAAGTAAATGCGCTTTTTcataatttgttttttattccttcatatataataaaaaaaaagaataatagcGTAAGAATCGATGGAATAATTTATTGAGACCAACTTACAGGATATAGTACACAATTTGTGAAGttaacaaattcaaaaaatggAAAGTATGGTCTAATGAAAAATCTTTATCTGCCGAGTACAAATCTGAGTTTTAGTACCCCCAAATACTTTTCGATAAATTAGAAATTctaagaattaaaaattatgtTATTCATAGAAAAACTAATTAAATTCATGCTGCGTTTATCAACTATCATCGCTATCACAATTGTCGGGATCAAAGTCTTCATCATCCTCGTCATCGTCATCATCTAAATCCAAGTCTTCTAAATCTTGGAATAACGATTCATCCACTTTTACAGATTCCCCtgtgaaattttttataatgtAACGAATTATAATTGCTAatgagaattttcgaaaatcgacTTTTTAGTAATGATGAAGAGAAAAAAGTGGTTTTAGTAGCGAACCCAgtggtttaaaaaaaaatttccacttACCATCTGCCAAGAATTTAAGATCAGACTCATTCAAAGTATTATCACGGATGAACAATTCTCTGCCGGTGAGCTTTTTGCCTTCCCTCTCTATTATTTcccgttttttcgttattcctaCTTCATCTTCAAATGCCATCTTCCATTTCATGAAAGTCTCAACTGTTACTTTAGTACCTTCaaaccttttctgaaaaaattatcaCAACAATTATATGGAAAAGAAGATCAAGGTAAGTAATATGAAGAGAAACACATTTGATGGATATTATTATGAACTCACTCTTTCTGCTTCTTCCTCTTCCATCAACTTTCTAGCTACAATCTCCTCCCTCTCTTTCTTCACATTTTCCCATTTCAAACTGAGCCATTCCTGGCCCGATGAAACAAGGGTGAAAATCATCACCATACCCAAATTCTCTTGAACCTATGAAAATATTTGACGAACAGATCGACAAAATTCAAAGATCTTTCTAGACTCACTTGGCCTTGTAGGAACTCTTCCAAttctttttcattgttttgtaAAAAGTTAACGGGATCTTCTATTTCAATTATTGGTCCTTCGTCAGGGTACTTTTCTGTGTACGTGAATGTTAAATCGCATGCCATCCCATTGTTCGTATCTTCTTCATAGTCCTCAGACTTAATTGGAATGGTAAATCTGTATTTGGGTTCAGTTTCTAAAACTAAATACACATTTTTATCTGTTGCTAGAATCCGGATGGAAAATCTTACTTTTGATATCTCCATAGTATATTGATTCAAGGGcttctatttcatttttttgcTCTTCTAAATAATCCATGTTATCTTCAAGTTTTATAAAACCTTAATTGATGATACTGATGAAAATGAAACGATCGCGGTGAaaacaggttaggttaggtgcaggaaaatataaaatttggACAACTGCTCAATTGGCCTACGATTTAGATATCCCTATAATCTATGCTAAGAGACAAGACTCTATGGGTCTATGGGTAGACCTTTTGTATCGATTATTGAGGTTAGTTTCTATCGTGACATCATCTGTCAATACTCAAAACAAACGCAGGACGTAGAATAAACTTAAAGAATAATCTTTTTACAATTGCACTTTTATCGTGAAACGAAcattttattataaaaaaatggGTGGTAAAAATAGACAGGCTCAAAGAACCAAAAATAACGCGAAGGTAAGTTATTGTTATTCTTAGTGTTTGTTTATTATCAGAGTGTGTAATGATGTTTTTATTTCAGCCTTCTAATAGTGGAAGAAGCGCTGAATTTTTGAGCAACACTATACCTCAATTTTCTGGTTTCACCGGAATGAAAGAAACTGGATTAATTTTTCCGCTAATGGCCACAGAAGAAATAGAACTAGGCATTGATGCAAACTTCCAGCTGGTAttcaagaaaatgaataaaaaagacAATACAACTAAGATAAAAGTAATTTGACGCTAACTAAGTACAAATCTCTTATGTGGCACCAATCTTGACTCtcataattcaatttgaatcattttcatTACTTCTTTCAGGCTTTACAAGAATTTGCCGATCTGGTTAAAAACTCCGATGCAGATATTGTGAAAGCTGTTCTACCTTGTTGGCCTCGATTATATAACACTTTGGCTACGGATTCTGAGCATAAAGTGAGGGAAGCAACACATATAGCCCACAATGAGGTCGTGCAAAAAGTGAAAAGGAATTTGGCCCCTTTTCTGAAATCTTTGATAGCTGCATGGTTCACTTCCCAATATGACACTTATCCTCCAGCCGCATCGGCCGCAACATCGTCTTTTAAGGTGAGTTATCAATTGATTTGATTGATTAACTtattaatattcatttatgttTTTCAGAACGCTTTTCCCGAGAAGAAAATAGAGGAGGTTATAGTTTTTTGTAACAAAGAGATATTAGATTACATATTCGACAATTTATTCGTACAGACGACTCAAACTGTAGGCAATCCTAAACATAGTACTCCGGAAGAACTTGTGGCTAAACATGAGAGGGTATTGATATCGAGTTTACACGGATACTCGTTGTATTTGAAGAAGATTCCCAAAGACAAAATTGAGGAATCCGCCGAACTCAACAGGAGGATCATTAGTAACAATAAATTCTGGAAGTATTCAAAGCATAATCTAACGGTTATTAGGGCAGCTTGGTTCGAAGTTTTGACCGCTCTTTTCGAGAAAGCACCGTTTTTGTTGGAGAAGGAGGAGGGACACGTCGTTTCTTATACTCTCGGCAGTATTGACGAGAGCGATCCTGTAGTGCTACCGTTGGTTTGGCAAAACGTATTGCTCACCATATCGTCTATAAAAGTAAGTATCGATGAATGAACGCCTTGCAGATTTGTAATCGTTGtttttatgaagaattggaACTCGAAGGTGAACATAGACAAATTGATGTTGCCAAAACTTTGGAGAGTGCTCAAAGATGGAGGGCAAGGTAACGCTTCAGTGATATTTCCGAACCTTCTACCTCTGTTGTCGAATATGATGGATATCGTAGATGTTAATACTTTCTACCATAATTTCTTTCAAAACCTTTGTTTAGGGTGAGTTTGGTAtaattttcatcgttgaaactGTTTTATCGATTTTTCTCATAGTTTGAAGCAAAAGACAGTGTTGGCGAGTAAATCGGAGTCGACAGCCATATCGACTTCTTTAATAGAATGCATACGATACGTCATAATGAAAAACGAGTCGAACATTCCTCTTTGCGAGAAAATCATCAAGCTGTATCTGATAACGTCCATCCATTGGTGTTTGACGGAGTCTCAAGCTTGCTACAAGACGATTTACAATCAGACGGCTTCTCTGGTACAATATTGGAGCAGGAATAACGTCCATGAAAATTCCAATTATTTCAGGTGATTAAAAATGTTTTCTAAATTATCCACGGTATGGCTTAACGTGTTAAATTTCCAGGTACTTGACGTACTTTTGGGACAATATAAACTCCCTCTTCGAAGGGGTTCTGATCGATCTGGACTCTTTGAATTCCGAGAAAATCTCTTGTGTATCGGAAAGACAGATAGAATTCCTCAAGACCATGAAGCACACGGCTAAAATTAAGAAATCCCTGAAGGTTAAATTCGATTCTAACGACCAAACCATCGAGTCGCATCACCAGAGTAGTTCGTTTGACCAACTCAACGAATTCTACACGAAGAGTTTAACAAACGCTGTTCTGAAAATATGCAGCACCTACGTTAAACTCGTCAATGGGAGAAAATCGagggaactgttggatcaagtGGCCATCCTGATCGACGAATTCGATTCGAGGGGTTTCTTCGATCAATTATGCGAGACGATGGGTAAAGATGGAAAAAGTAGCGGTGATGTTGTCTTTGAGAATCTTTTGAGGAACTGGTTAGGTTGCCACAGTCTACAGTGTAAATCTCTCGTGCACATCGTCTTCTTAACCTTCAAATATTCGGAAGGCGACGGAAAACGAATGATTCTAGATAGTTTGAGTGAGGTAAATCGTTTAATCTTCTGTGGTTTAGTTTTTTTAACTTATCATTTCAGGTTTCGAACGAGGAATGTCTTGGTTGGTGTTTGGAGGAAGCGTTGTCTCACCGGTTCAACACGGAACCTCTTATAAGAAAATGGTTGATGAGCGATAAAGTTTCAAACTTTCTGGTCGGTATTGTCGAGAAAGAAATATCCGATTGTTGTCCTGCTGAGTTGAGTGCGCTTTTAAAGCTTGCGATTACTGAAAACGACGAGGAAGGTAATGAATTTCACCCACAGtcctctaacctaacctatcttGTCAAAGTGACAGTGACAGATGACATTTGTTTCAGAACTCTATGTGAGCCACGATGCCATCTCGAAgattttggagaaattgaagCAACCTCTTCTGCGTCCTAAGGATCATTTGCATTCTATAGATACTTGCACGAGTTTAGCTTCTTATTTATCAGCTGTGATATACACGAAGAATTATCTTCTAACGTTCACGGATGAACTGCTCTTGGCGTTGTTTACCCTGTCTTGTGACACCAGCATCGACACCGATTATTTATCCAGCGATACAATCTGGGAGGCTCAAACAGCATGGCAGGACGCTTTGACCTTACTATCTAGTAGTCTCCCTGAGGAAGACTTACAAGCCACCATCGATAAAATCGTGTCCTTCGCTCGTGGATTGCTGGAAGGCGAGGATGTGGACGATGAAAAACTCGAAAGGTTGATCGAAGTCTTGATCAATTTATGTCGGGCTATTTACAGGGCGACCCCACTTAAAATGAACGGTATCTTGAGCAAATTGTTCGATAATAATTTCATATTGGACAGACGCAACTGTTTGATTAACGTTTGTGAGTGGGCTGAATATTTGAAAGGGAGATTGGCCAGTTGTTACGAGGAGTTTGAGGTTAGGGAAGACGTACAGGTGGGGTGTAATGAAGGTGCACAATTCTTCACTTGGGTATACGTGAAGGTTAAGGTTCTTGTTGCGAGTGTGGAAGATGCGGACGATGACGAGGAGGAAGCCGAGCGAATTGCGGAAATTTGGTCTGTTCTGGACTCGAGAATCGATTGGGTGTCCCAGACGCTGTACGATTTGGAGCTGGGCAAGTGCTTCATGAGTAATTACCAAACGGTAAGTGACCTAACCTAAAAGGAATGTGTCATATTGAACCTAACCTCATAGCAATGTGTCATATGTCAAAGAAGAATCATAGATTTTTCACTCCTAACCCAAACGATGACCTTTTAATTTACAGGTAAAATTttctaacctcacctaaccCAGTGAACTCTAAATGATTTTCTTAGGTTGACCGGCCAAATTGAGCGAAAccgagcgttttcaatgctaaatgacaagctacgttactcgattcgtagcttgtcactTACATtggcattgaaaacgctcaacttcgcattcggtggccttAGAAAAGAGGTCTTTTGGAGTTCACTGATCTAACCTAACGGGAATGTGTCATATTAAACCTAACCTCATAGGAATGTGTCATATGTCAAAGAAGAATCATAGATTCTTGACGTTTTGATTTGCAGGTCAAATTTTCTACGAAGATAGGGGAACTTGTGGAAAAAGCACTTTCCACTTGTGTGGACCAATTGAAACTTCTAACAGAAAACGATAGGAAGTCCCTAAGGTTATCCCTGCAGGATCAGGCGCGTTCCAAATCTTGGCTCTGGGCAAGGACGATCTACACTTTCCAAACTCAGTTGCTAAACGAAGACCCAATCGTAGTTTACGATGATTTATTGAAAGACGTCACCATCGATGACAAACTTTCGGTCGTTCATGCCACTCAGATTTTCGCGCGACATTTAGATTACGATTACGTAACGCATACGTTCGATGACGTCAGCAGGATCATTATACTCAGGTGTTTGGCGCGTTGTCCGGAAATTGACGTGCAGATTGCGGAGGTTATGTCGACGTTGGACAAGTTGAGGCAGGACGCGGAGAAGTTCAGTTGGGAAAGGTAAGTTATGAATTTTTGTATCGAAA
The window above is part of the Coccinella septempunctata chromosome 8, icCocSept1.1, whole genome shotgun sequence genome. Proteins encoded here:
- the LOC123319482 gene encoding E3 ubiquitin-protein ligase listerin, with the protein product MGGKNRQAQRTKNNAKPSNSGRSAEFLSNTIPQFSGFTGMKETGLIFPLMATEEIELGIDANFQLVFKKMNKKDNTTKIKALQEFADLVKNSDADIVKAVLPCWPRLYNTLATDSEHKVREATHIAHNEVVQKVKRNLAPFLKSLIAAWFTSQYDTYPPAASAATSSFKNAFPEKKIEEVIVFCNKEILDYIFDNLFVQTTQTVGNPKHSTPEELVAKHERVLISSLHGYSLYLKKIPKDKIEESAELNRRIISNNKFWKYSKHNLTVIRAAWFEVLTALFEKAPFLLEKEEGHVVSYTLGSIDESDPVVLPLVWQNVLLTISSIKNWNSKVNIDKLMLPKLWRVLKDGGQGNASVIFPNLLPLLSNMMDIVDVNTFYHNFFQNLCLGLKQKTVLASKSESTAISTSLIECIRYVIMKNESNIPLCEKIIKLYLITSIHWCLTESQACYKTIYNQTASLVQYWSRNNVHENSNYFRYLTYFWDNINSLFEGVLIDLDSLNSEKISCVSERQIEFLKTMKHTAKIKKSLKVKFDSNDQTIESHHQSSSFDQLNEFYTKSLTNAVLKICSTYVKLVNGRKSRELLDQVAILIDEFDSRGFFDQLCETMGKDGKSSGDVVFENLLRNWLGCHSLQCKSLVHIVFLTFKYSEGDGKRMILDSLSEVSNEECLGWCLEEALSHRFNTEPLIRKWLMSDKVSNFLVGIVEKEISDCCPAELSALLKLAITENDEEELYVSHDAISKILEKLKQPLLRPKDHLHSIDTCTSLASYLSAVIYTKNYLLTFTDELLLALFTLSCDTSIDTDYLSSDTIWEAQTAWQDALTLLSSSLPEEDLQATIDKIVSFARGLLEGEDVDDEKLERLIEVLINLCRAIYRATPLKMNGILSKLFDNNFILDRRNCLINVCEWAEYLKGRLASCYEEFEVREDVQVGCNEGAQFFTWVYVKVKVLVASVEDADDDEEEAERIAEIWSVLDSRIDWVSQTLYDLELGKCFMSNYQTVKFSTKIGELVEKALSTCVDQLKLLTENDRKSLRLSLQDQARSKSWLWARTIYTFQTQLLNEDPIVVYDDLLKDVTIDDKLSVVHATQIFARHLDYDYVTHTFDDVSRIIILRCLARCPEIDVQIAEVMSTLDKLRQDAEKFSWESFKLDWRPYQTILETARLFNELIKYQFDSLSSKQIDLIVISMTEWLQRLTQICKVEKVRPMIIAVTELYQTVKEKVDQLRETEKYVTWIKEWDDLFAEVAQNDLVKLWLSLSGHFKEMQRSLPIKELPTLYNFASMTSCFDHRIIFKKSVEMPSRRSKLLKDSCELLTSTSTTLQLAGYKTLLSLIPGLVEIDSEAVDTNTPNKDGLVFEMFKGICLSTQDIVSTMLLDLKLGEDSCRVEPFTDSYNYTLAYLLIWDIMLCLCENASMELKFQYADWLKQEDILKSLLDNLFRLMPIEILHQAESKNLYHAEWFSSRVQFDAGKICSSAELEHMVCWIYHSAVSQLPALVRQWWTGVDARIAQIVERITSTYVSPLLCNRELKDITQHEKTFKNMTVKVLPTVREVVAVYTVDDSQMELVITLPTNYPLAGPDVHCNRQIGGTSHKQWLMQFKKCVLHQNGRIWDGLSLWNNNLDKKFDGVEECYICFAVLHPGTYQLPKLSCQMCKKKFHSACLYKWFSTSNKSSCPICRNLF
- the LOC123319485 gene encoding RWD domain-containing protein 1, which encodes MDYLEEQKNEIEALESIYYGDIKILETEPKYRFTIPIKSEDYEEDTNNGMACDLTFTYTEKYPDEGPIIEIEDPVNFLQNNEKELEEFLQGQVQENLGMVMIFTLVSSGQEWLSLKWENVKKEREEIVARKLMEEEEAERKRFEGTKVTVETFMKWKMAFEDEVGITKKREIIEREGKKLTGRELFIRDNTLNESDLKFLADGESVKVDESLFQDLEDLDLDDDDDEDDEDFDPDNCDSDDS